A stretch of the Luteimonas sp. JM171 genome encodes the following:
- the rplS gene encoding 50S ribosomal protein L19, protein MNTKPSLNTLLQDFESAQATRELPQFGPGDTVVVNVKVKEGNRERIQAYEGVVIARTSAGLNSSFTVRKISHGFGVERVFQDHSAAIDSVEVKRRGAVRASKLYYLRGLEGRKARIKEDLSARARARNAKAREDAAAAAAAAAAAAEAPAESAEPAAE, encoded by the coding sequence ATGAACACCAAGCCTTCCCTGAATACCCTTCTGCAGGACTTCGAGTCCGCGCAGGCCACCCGCGAGCTTCCCCAGTTTGGCCCGGGCGACACCGTCGTCGTCAACGTCAAGGTCAAGGAAGGCAACCGCGAGCGCATCCAGGCCTATGAGGGCGTGGTGATCGCGCGCACCAGCGCCGGCCTGAACTCCTCGTTCACCGTGCGCAAGATCTCCCACGGCTTCGGCGTCGAGCGCGTGTTCCAGGATCACAGCGCCGCGATTGATTCGGTCGAGGTGAAGCGCCGCGGCGCCGTGCGCGCCAGCAAGCTGTACTACCTGCGTGGCCTGGAAGGCCGCAAGGCGCGCATCAAGGAGGACCTGTCCGCCCGTGCCCGCGCCCGCAACGCCAAGGCCCGCGAGGACGCCGCCGCCGCTGCTGCGGCCGCGGCGGCTGCTGCCGAAGCGCCGGCCGAGTCGGCCGAGCCCGCCGCCGAGTAA
- the rpsP gene encoding 30S ribosomal protein S16: MVKIRMTRGGAKKRPFYHIIVTDSRSARDGRNIERLGYYNPVATGAEKRVVLDTDRVDHWVGQGAQLSDKVRALYKEAKKAAAEAPAQAA, translated from the coding sequence ATGGTCAAGATCCGCATGACCCGCGGCGGCGCCAAGAAGCGTCCGTTCTACCACATCATCGTCACCGATTCGCGCAGCGCGCGCGACGGCCGCAACATCGAGCGCCTGGGCTATTACAACCCTGTCGCCACCGGCGCCGAGAAGCGCGTGGTGCTGGATACCGACCGCGTCGACCACTGGGTCGGCCAGGGTGCGCAGCTGAGCGACAAGGTCCGCGCCCTGTACAAGGAAGCAAAGAAGGCCGCCGCTGAAGCTCCGGCCCAGGCTGCCTGA
- a CDS encoding MOSC domain-containing protein, with the protein MLTGVAVPYSRPGKRSAIAKTPRAGKVYIGPLGLEGDEQADTRVHGGVDKAVHHYPFDHYAAWRAELGDSPVLAEPGAFGENISTRGMDESNVCLGDRWTLGDAVLEVSQGRQPCWKLNDRFGVPDMARRVQDTGRTGWYYRVLQAGAASAGDEIALMERPFPDWPLNRLMRLLAERVLDAGRLEEALELPLVPSWRKLLERRLASGRVEDWKKRIEGRPAG; encoded by the coding sequence CTGTTGACCGGCGTCGCCGTCCCCTACTCCCGTCCCGGCAAGCGGAGCGCCATCGCCAAGACGCCCCGCGCCGGGAAGGTGTACATCGGACCGCTGGGGCTGGAAGGCGATGAGCAAGCTGACACCCGGGTACACGGCGGCGTCGACAAAGCCGTGCACCACTATCCCTTCGACCACTACGCGGCGTGGCGCGCCGAACTCGGAGACTCGCCGGTACTGGCGGAGCCTGGTGCGTTCGGTGAAAACATCAGCACCAGGGGAATGGACGAATCCAACGTCTGTTTGGGCGATCGCTGGACGCTCGGCGACGCGGTGCTGGAGGTCAGCCAGGGGCGGCAGCCGTGCTGGAAGCTCAACGACCGCTTCGGCGTGCCGGACATGGCGCGCCGGGTGCAGGACACCGGGCGGACCGGCTGGTACTACCGCGTGCTCCAGGCCGGCGCCGCGAGTGCGGGCGACGAGATCGCGCTCATGGAACGCCCGTTCCCGGACTGGCCCTTGAATCGCCTGATGCGCCTGCTGGCCGAACGGGTGCTCGATGCCGGGCGCCTGGAGGAAGCTCTGGAACTGCCGCTGGTGCCGTCGTGGCGCAAATTGCTTGAACGCAGGCTCGCCTCGGGACGCGTCGAAGACTGGAAGAAGCGGATCGAGGGAAGGCCGGCCGGCTGA
- the ligD gene encoding DNA ligase D: MSLADYRRKRSFDRTREPEPGKVPPKGKRPIFVVQLHHASRRHYDFRLQVGDALKSWAVPKGPSYDPQVKRMAVEVEDHPLDYAGFEGEIPRDQYGGGHVAQFDHGIWATEGDPEAQLAKGHLRFELFGRKLKGGWHLVRSGKPARQPQWLLFKHRDDYAGELEADDLLADVTPPPAEDARRAGTGKAKRHRLKSVPAARPRRRQWKKKALARDGAQEAEAPTGPFEPQLAKLGESPPRGDQWLHELKWDGYRILATVADGKARLWSRNALEWTDRLPDIRAGIEALGLKSAALDGELIAGAGATSDFNLLQSTLSGERQGVLSLVLFDLLHIDGVDITRAALTDRKALLQELLEDAPKQLAYSSHIKADGDAAYQLAGDQHFEGIISKRGDRAYHGGRGNDWRKTKRLASDEFAVVGYTAPKGSRKGFGSLLLARPDPDHGWLYVGRVGTGFSDELMREVTKKLGNGGGKKPTAHVGPTDTDLRTATWFAPKFVVEVFFRGIGRQQLLRQPSLKAVRWDKDVDDLADSDRGSRAKAPDLAKARSRGAGAGKAPKAKPADTAGRDLPKLSSPNKVLFPEDGISKRQVWDYYAAVLDHLLPEIAGRPLSIIRCPSGVAKPCFFQKHHTAGLELVSSVKLKEESGANAFYLVVEDAAALMELVQFNALEFHPWGSHAANPDVADRVVFDLDPGPDVPFAEVKRAANDIRRLLAGLELESFLRVSGGKGLHVVVPLNPGCDWDLTKRFAHGFADALAQSEPHRFLASASKRLRNKRIFVDYLRNGRGATAVASYSLRARPGAPVAMPLGWGALSKLKRANAFTLDEVPAMLRRRRKDPWEGIDRIEQDLSHWAED; this comes from the coding sequence ATGAGCCTGGCGGACTACCGGCGCAAGCGCAGCTTCGACAGGACCCGCGAGCCGGAGCCGGGCAAGGTACCGCCGAAAGGCAAGCGGCCGATCTTCGTGGTGCAGCTGCACCACGCCAGCCGCCGCCATTACGACTTCCGCCTGCAGGTGGGCGATGCGCTCAAGAGCTGGGCGGTTCCCAAGGGGCCGAGCTACGACCCGCAGGTGAAGCGGATGGCGGTGGAGGTGGAAGACCACCCGCTGGATTACGCGGGTTTCGAAGGCGAGATCCCCAGGGACCAGTACGGCGGGGGACACGTGGCGCAGTTCGACCACGGTATCTGGGCCACCGAGGGCGATCCGGAGGCGCAACTGGCCAAGGGCCACCTGCGCTTCGAGCTGTTCGGGCGGAAGCTCAAGGGCGGCTGGCACCTTGTGCGTTCGGGCAAGCCGGCGCGGCAGCCGCAGTGGCTGCTGTTCAAGCACAGGGATGACTACGCGGGCGAGCTGGAGGCCGACGACCTGCTCGCGGACGTCACCCCTCCCCCGGCCGAAGATGCCAGGCGCGCGGGGACCGGCAAGGCCAAGCGGCACAGGCTGAAGTCCGTGCCGGCCGCGCGGCCCAGGCGCCGGCAGTGGAAGAAGAAGGCGCTGGCGCGGGACGGGGCCCAGGAGGCCGAAGCGCCCACCGGGCCGTTCGAGCCGCAGCTCGCCAAGCTGGGGGAAAGCCCGCCGCGCGGCGACCAGTGGCTGCACGAACTCAAGTGGGACGGCTACCGGATCCTGGCCACGGTGGCCGATGGCAAGGCGCGGCTGTGGTCGCGCAATGCGCTGGAGTGGACCGACCGGCTGCCGGACATCCGCGCGGGCATCGAGGCGCTGGGCCTGAAATCCGCTGCGCTCGACGGCGAGCTGATTGCCGGCGCGGGCGCCACCAGCGACTTCAACCTGCTGCAGTCCACCCTCTCCGGGGAGCGCCAGGGCGTGCTGTCGCTGGTGCTGTTCGACCTGCTGCACATCGACGGCGTGGACATCACCCGGGCGGCGCTCACCGACCGCAAGGCGCTGCTGCAGGAGTTGCTGGAAGATGCGCCGAAGCAGCTGGCGTACAGCTCCCATATCAAGGCTGACGGCGACGCCGCCTACCAGCTTGCCGGCGACCAGCACTTCGAGGGCATCATTTCCAAGCGCGGCGACCGGGCCTACCACGGCGGCCGCGGCAACGACTGGCGCAAGACCAAGCGCCTGGCCAGCGACGAGTTCGCGGTGGTGGGTTATACCGCGCCCAAGGGCAGCCGCAAGGGCTTCGGCTCGCTGCTCCTGGCCAGGCCCGATCCGGACCACGGTTGGCTGTACGTGGGCCGCGTGGGCACCGGATTCAGCGACGAGCTGATGCGCGAGGTAACGAAGAAGCTCGGCAATGGCGGCGGGAAGAAGCCGACCGCGCACGTGGGCCCCACCGACACCGACCTGCGCACGGCGACCTGGTTTGCGCCGAAGTTCGTGGTGGAGGTGTTCTTCCGCGGCATCGGCCGCCAGCAACTGCTGCGCCAGCCCTCGCTCAAGGCGGTGCGCTGGGACAAGGACGTGGACGATCTGGCGGATTCGGACCGCGGCAGCCGCGCGAAGGCGCCCGATCTTGCCAAAGCGCGATCCAGGGGAGCGGGTGCCGGCAAGGCGCCGAAAGCCAAACCGGCCGATACAGCCGGCCGCGACCTGCCCAAGCTCTCCAGCCCCAACAAGGTGCTGTTCCCCGAAGACGGGATCAGCAAGCGCCAGGTCTGGGACTACTACGCTGCGGTGCTCGACCACCTGCTGCCGGAAATCGCCGGGCGGCCGCTGTCGATCATCCGCTGCCCCAGCGGCGTGGCCAAGCCGTGCTTTTTCCAGAAGCACCACACCGCCGGGCTGGAGCTGGTGTCCTCGGTGAAGCTGAAGGAGGAAAGCGGGGCCAACGCCTTCTACCTGGTGGTGGAGGATGCGGCGGCGCTGATGGAGCTGGTGCAGTTCAACGCGCTGGAGTTCCACCCGTGGGGGTCGCATGCCGCCAACCCTGACGTAGCCGACCGGGTGGTGTTCGACCTGGACCCGGGGCCGGACGTGCCGTTTGCCGAGGTCAAGCGCGCGGCCAATGACATCCGCCGGCTGCTGGCCGGGCTGGAGCTGGAATCGTTCCTGCGCGTGTCCGGCGGCAAGGGCCTGCACGTGGTGGTGCCGCTCAATCCGGGCTGCGATTGGGACCTGACCAAGCGCTTCGCCCACGGTTTTGCCGACGCGCTGGCGCAGTCGGAGCCGCACCGGTTCCTGGCCAGCGCCAGCAAGCGCCTGCGCAACAAGCGCATCTTCGTGGACTACCTGCGCAACGGGCGCGGCGCCACCGCGGTGGCGTCGTACTCGCTGCGCGCCCGCCCCGGTGCGCCGGTGGCGATGCCGCTGGGCTGGGGCGCGCTTTCAAAACTCAAGCGCGCCAACGCCTTCACCCTGGACGAGGTGCCCGCCATGCTGCGCCGCCGGCGCAAGGATCCGTGGGAGGGCATCGACCGGATCGAGCAGGATCTCTCCCACTGGGCCGAGGACTGA
- a CDS encoding ribonuclease H-like domain-containing protein: protein MAQLRKLMGLRPGARDWQAPSRDRTLDGEEIAPGLRRIEIRQPAQPPADVLDLSELRHEPTEASRILAFDTETTGLAGGTGTRAFMIGAADWHDGSLRIRQLLMTTLGAERAMLAEFARWLSDDTVLLSYNGKSYDRPLLSTRYTLARLPDPVIGRAHIDLLHPARRRWRGVWENCRLATIERQVLGVVREDDLPGSEAPAAWLSYLRGGSAEKLRRVGHHNAQDLRSLTGLLEHFVNLAERSLPL, encoded by the coding sequence GTGGCCCAGCTGCGCAAGCTGATGGGCCTGCGCCCCGGAGCCAGGGACTGGCAGGCGCCCAGCCGCGACCGCACCCTGGACGGGGAGGAGATCGCACCCGGCCTGCGCCGGATCGAGATCCGCCAACCGGCGCAGCCGCCCGCCGACGTGCTGGATCTCTCCGAACTGCGGCACGAGCCCACTGAAGCCTCGCGAATCCTCGCCTTCGACACCGAAACCACCGGCCTGGCCGGTGGCACCGGCACCCGCGCCTTCATGATCGGCGCCGCCGACTGGCACGACGGCAGCCTGCGCATCCGCCAGCTGCTGATGACCACGCTCGGCGCCGAGCGCGCGATGCTGGCCGAGTTCGCGCGCTGGCTGTCAGACGATACGGTGCTGCTGTCCTACAACGGCAAGTCCTACGACCGCCCGCTGCTCTCCACCCGCTACACCCTGGCGCGGCTGCCGGATCCGGTGATCGGCCGCGCCCACATCGACCTCCTGCACCCCGCCCGCCGCCGCTGGCGCGGCGTATGGGAGAACTGCCGCCTGGCCACCATCGAACGCCAGGTGCTGGGCGTGGTGCGCGAGGACGACCTGCCCGGCAGCGAGGCCCCCGCCGCCTGGCTCTCGTACCTTCGCGGCGGCAGCGCCGAGAAGCTGCGCCGCGTGGGCCACCACAACGCCCAGGACCTGCGCAGCCTCACCGGCCTGCTCGAGCACTTCGTCAACCTCGCCGAACGCAGTCTTCCCCTGTAG
- the trmD gene encoding tRNA (guanosine(37)-N1)-methyltransferase TrmD, which yields MRVDVVSLFPDFVAGCAGFGVVGRAVERGLLSVNGWNPRDYAEGNYRRVDDRPFGGGPGMVMMIDPLRAAIRAARAADPAPARLVYLSPQGRPLDQPTVRELASRERLFLLCGRYEGVDERLVRAEVDEELSIGDYVLSGGELAAAVVIDAVARLQEGALNDAESAAQDSFDADGLLDCPHYTKPASHELGDVPDVLLSGNHAEIDRWRRQQALLRTWQRRPELLEKATLDDADRRFLAGLQAGV from the coding sequence ATGCGCGTGGACGTGGTCAGCCTGTTCCCCGACTTCGTGGCCGGCTGCGCCGGCTTCGGGGTGGTTGGCCGTGCGGTGGAGCGCGGCCTGCTGTCGGTGAACGGCTGGAACCCGCGCGACTACGCCGAAGGCAACTATCGCCGCGTCGACGATCGCCCGTTCGGCGGCGGTCCCGGCATGGTGATGATGATCGACCCCCTGCGCGCGGCGATCCGCGCCGCCCGGGCCGCCGATCCGGCCCCCGCGCGGCTGGTCTACCTGAGTCCGCAGGGCCGGCCGCTGGACCAGCCCACGGTGCGCGAGCTGGCCTCGCGCGAACGCCTGTTCCTGCTGTGCGGGCGCTACGAGGGCGTGGACGAACGCCTGGTACGGGCCGAGGTCGACGAGGAGCTGTCGATCGGCGATTACGTGCTCTCCGGCGGCGAGCTGGCGGCCGCGGTGGTGATCGACGCCGTGGCGCGGCTGCAGGAAGGGGCGCTGAACGACGCCGAGTCCGCCGCCCAGGACAGTTTCGATGCGGACGGCCTGCTGGACTGCCCGCATTACACCAAGCCGGCCAGCCACGAACTGGGCGACGTCCCGGACGTGCTGCTGTCAGGCAACCATGCCGAAATCGACCGCTGGCGCCGCCAGCAGGCGCTGCTGCGCACCTGGCAGCGGCGTCCGGAGCTGCTTGAGAAGGCGACGCTCGACGACGCAGACCGCAGGTTCCTCGCCGGGCTGCAGGCCGGGGTTTGA
- the mutS gene encoding DNA mismatch repair protein MutS encodes MKQYFANKAEHPDELLFFRMGDFYELFYDDARKAAKLLDITLTQRGNSAGQPIPMAGVPYHAAEGYLARLVALGESVAICEQIGDPAASKGLVERKVVRIVTPGTVTDEALLNERRDTLLLAVARGKRGYGLAWADLAGGRFLANEVENEDQLEAELARLDPAEILVPDEEGWPGFLGERSGLRARPPWLFDPDSGRRQLLKFFKLHDLTGFGIEDRPLAIAAAGALLGYVEETQKQQLPHLTSIAVETGDGAIAMNAATRRHLELDTRVDGDTRNTLLGVLDSTVTPMGGRLLRRWLHRPLRDRQVLEQRHHGVQTLLDSGADADIRELFRGLGDMERILSRIALRSARPRDLSTLRDGLAMLPQVRSLLAPLDSPRLQALADGLGEHAAEAHLLATALVEQPPVLARDGGVFAEGHDAELDELRGLSANADQFLVDLEARERQATGIPTLKLGYNRVHGYYIEISKAQAARAPTHYTRRQTLTNAERYITEELKEFEDKVLSARERALARERLLYEQLLDALNHRLEPLKRCAAALSELDVLAGFAERAQMLDWSRPALTAEPGILIERGRHPVVEAVREEPFEPNDLALHPERRMLVITGPNMGGKSTYMRQNALIVLLAHIGSFVPAASARIGPIDRILTRIGAGDDLAKGQSTFMVEMAETSYILHHATEHSLVLMDEIGRGTSTYDGLALAEASARHLAHANRSMTLFATHYFELTALAEPGSGIANVHLDAVEHDDSLVFMHAVKDGPANRSFGLQVAALAGLPKAVVADARARLAELEQRGSDTQAGGMRPQALDEPRQIGLFAPSSAVQDALAALDPDELTPKQALEALYRLKTLS; translated from the coding sequence ATGAAGCAGTACTTCGCCAACAAGGCGGAGCATCCGGATGAACTGCTGTTCTTCCGCATGGGCGACTTCTACGAGCTGTTCTACGACGATGCGCGCAAGGCGGCGAAGCTGCTGGACATCACCCTGACCCAGCGCGGCAACTCCGCCGGCCAGCCGATCCCGATGGCCGGCGTGCCCTACCACGCCGCCGAGGGTTACCTGGCGCGGCTGGTGGCGCTGGGCGAGTCGGTGGCGATCTGCGAGCAGATCGGTGATCCGGCTGCCAGCAAGGGGCTGGTGGAACGCAAGGTGGTGCGGATCGTCACCCCGGGCACGGTCACCGACGAGGCCCTGCTCAACGAGCGCCGTGACACCCTGCTGCTGGCGGTGGCCCGCGGCAAGCGCGGCTACGGGCTGGCCTGGGCGGACCTGGCCGGCGGCCGATTCCTGGCCAACGAGGTGGAGAACGAGGACCAGCTGGAGGCCGAACTGGCGCGGCTGGACCCCGCCGAGATCCTGGTGCCCGACGAGGAAGGCTGGCCCGGTTTCCTGGGCGAGCGCAGCGGCCTGCGCGCCCGCCCGCCGTGGCTGTTCGATCCCGACAGCGGACGCCGCCAGCTGCTGAAGTTCTTCAAGCTGCATGATTTGACCGGCTTCGGCATCGAGGACCGGCCGCTGGCGATCGCCGCGGCCGGCGCGCTGCTCGGCTACGTGGAAGAAACCCAGAAGCAGCAGCTGCCGCACCTGACCTCGATCGCGGTGGAAACCGGCGATGGCGCGATCGCCATGAACGCCGCCACGCGCCGCCACCTCGAGCTCGACACGCGCGTGGATGGCGACACCCGCAATACCCTGCTGGGCGTGCTCGATTCCACGGTGACCCCGATGGGCGGGCGCCTGCTGCGGCGCTGGCTGCACCGCCCGCTGCGTGACAGGCAGGTCCTGGAGCAGCGCCACCACGGCGTGCAGACGCTGCTCGACAGCGGAGCGGATGCGGACATCCGCGAACTGTTCCGCGGCCTGGGCGACATGGAGCGGATCCTCTCGCGCATCGCCCTGCGCTCGGCGCGGCCGCGCGACCTGTCCACGCTGCGCGACGGCCTGGCGATGCTGCCGCAAGTGCGCTCGCTGCTGGCGCCGCTGGATTCGCCCCGGCTGCAGGCGCTGGCCGATGGCCTGGGCGAGCATGCAGCCGAAGCGCACCTGCTCGCCACCGCGCTGGTCGAACAGCCGCCGGTGCTGGCCCGCGACGGCGGCGTGTTCGCCGAAGGCCACGACGCCGAGCTGGATGAGCTGCGCGGCCTCTCCGCCAATGCCGACCAGTTCCTGGTGGACCTGGAAGCGCGCGAACGCCAGGCCACGGGCATCCCCACCCTCAAGCTCGGCTACAACCGGGTCCACGGCTATTACATCGAGATCAGCAAGGCGCAGGCGGCCAGGGCGCCGACGCACTACACGCGCCGCCAGACGCTGACCAACGCCGAGCGCTACATCACCGAAGAGCTCAAGGAGTTCGAGGACAAGGTACTCAGTGCGCGCGAGCGGGCGCTGGCGCGCGAGCGGCTGCTGTACGAGCAGCTGCTGGACGCGCTCAACCACCGGCTGGAGCCGCTCAAGCGCTGCGCCGCCGCGCTCAGCGAGCTGGACGTGCTGGCCGGCTTCGCCGAGCGCGCCCAGATGCTGGACTGGTCGCGGCCGGCGCTCACCGCCGAGCCGGGGATCCTGATCGAGCGCGGCCGCCACCCGGTGGTGGAGGCGGTGCGCGAGGAGCCGTTCGAACCCAACGACCTGGCGCTGCATCCCGAGCGCCGGATGCTGGTGATCACCGGCCCCAACATGGGCGGCAAGAGCACCTACATGCGCCAGAACGCGCTGATCGTGCTGCTGGCGCACATCGGCAGCTTCGTGCCGGCGGCCAGCGCGCGCATCGGCCCCATCGACCGCATCCTGACCCGCATCGGCGCCGGCGACGACCTGGCGAAGGGCCAGTCCACCTTCATGGTGGAAATGGCCGAGACCAGCTACATCCTCCACCACGCCACCGAACACTCGCTGGTTCTGATGGACGAAATCGGCCGCGGCACCTCGACCTACGACGGCCTGGCGCTGGCCGAGGCCAGCGCGCGCCACCTGGCGCACGCCAACCGCAGCATGACCCTCTTCGCCACCCATTACTTCGAACTGACCGCGCTGGCGGAACCGGGCAGCGGCATCGCCAACGTGCACCTGGACGCCGTGGAGCACGACGACTCGCTGGTGTTCATGCACGCGGTCAAGGATGGCCCGGCCAACCGCAGCTTCGGCCTGCAGGTCGCGGCGCTGGCCGGCCTGCCGAAGGCGGTGGTGGCCGACGCCCGCGCGCGCCTGGCCGAGCTGGAACAACGCGGCAGCGACACCCAGGCCGGCGGCATGCGCCCGCAGGCCCTGGACGAGCCGCGCCAGATCGGCCTGTTCGCCCCCTCCTCCGCGGTGCAGGACGCCCTGGCTGCACTCGACCCGGACGAACTCACCCCCAAGCAGGCGCTTGAAGCGCTGTACCGGCTCAAGACCCTGTCGTGA
- a CDS encoding RNA-binding S4 domain-containing protein: MEQATETVRLDLWLWAARFFKTRALAKQAIETGKVEVGGQRAKPARAVRLGDALRVVRGEEIFEIEVAALSDSRGPARVAQTLYVETEQSRAERLERLARLRAERAGYRPPEQKPDKRARRLIRALGDIDAS; encoded by the coding sequence ATGGAACAAGCAACGGAAACCGTGCGCCTTGACCTGTGGCTCTGGGCCGCCCGTTTCTTCAAGACCAGGGCGCTGGCCAAGCAGGCGATCGAGACCGGCAAGGTCGAAGTCGGCGGACAGCGTGCGAAGCCGGCGCGCGCGGTCCGGCTCGGCGACGCACTGCGCGTGGTGCGCGGCGAGGAGATCTTCGAGATCGAGGTGGCCGCGCTGTCCGACAGCCGCGGTCCCGCCCGGGTAGCGCAGACGCTCTACGTCGAAACGGAGCAGTCGCGGGCCGAGCGCCTCGAGCGCCTTGCCCGGCTGCGCGCCGAGCGCGCCGGCTATCGCCCGCCGGAGCAGAAGCCTGACAAGCGCGCGCGGCGGTTGATCCGGGCACTGGGCGACATCGACGCAAGCTGA
- a CDS encoding DUF3606 domain-containing protein: MSDDKNKTGSPDRDRIDVNTDYERQYWTRALGVSEQQLRDAVDQVGTSADAVRRHLGK, from the coding sequence ATGTCTGACGACAAGAACAAGACCGGCTCCCCCGACCGCGACCGCATTGACGTCAACACCGACTACGAGCGGCAGTACTGGACCAGGGCGCTGGGCGTGTCCGAGCAGCAGCTGCGCGATGCGGTGGACCAGGTGGGCACCTCGGCCGATGCGGTGCGCCGCCACCTGGGCAAGTAA
- a CDS encoding DNA-3-methyladenine glycosylase, with translation METLPDGWQVLPRDFYRRHPVEVAPELLNMILVRDDGRAGRIVEVEAYGGADDPAAHSYRGKTARNATMFGEPGHLYVYFTYGIHWGSNAVCGEVGEGTGVLLRAIEPIRGIELMRPLRPKARRDRDIGSGPGKLSQAMGITGELDGADLVAADRGVIIVTDGLPPPTEPVVGPRIGISRAKEFPWRWHVPDHDHVSVRPPRRPRAPRQSGPRSG, from the coding sequence CTGGAAACGCTTCCCGATGGTTGGCAGGTACTCCCGCGCGACTTCTACCGGCGCCATCCGGTGGAGGTGGCGCCCGAGCTGCTGAACATGATCCTGGTGCGCGACGACGGCCGCGCCGGGCGGATCGTGGAAGTCGAGGCCTATGGCGGCGCGGACGATCCCGCCGCGCATTCCTACCGCGGCAAGACCGCGCGCAACGCCACCATGTTCGGCGAGCCGGGCCACCTGTACGTGTACTTCACCTATGGCATCCACTGGGGCTCGAACGCGGTGTGCGGTGAAGTGGGCGAGGGTACCGGGGTGCTGCTGCGGGCAATCGAGCCGATCCGCGGCATCGAGCTGATGCGGCCGCTGCGGCCCAAGGCCAGGCGCGACCGCGACATCGGCAGTGGCCCGGGCAAGCTGTCGCAGGCCATGGGCATCACCGGTGAGCTGGACGGCGCCGACCTGGTGGCGGCGGATCGTGGCGTCATCATCGTCACCGACGGGTTGCCGCCGCCGACCGAGCCGGTGGTCGGGCCGCGGATCGGGATCAGCCGGGCGAAGGAGTTCCCGTGGCGCTGGCACGTTCCGGACCACGACCACGTGTCGGTGCGTCCGCCGCGCCGTCCCCGTGCGCCGCGCCAATCGGGTCCTCGATCTGGATGA
- the rimM gene encoding ribosome maturation factor RimM (Essential for efficient processing of 16S rRNA), giving the protein MSDSARRILLGRVIGAFGVRGEVKLDSFTEPRAQILRYQPWILRDARGGERELSGVRARETAKGLVARFPDVDDRDAAEALRGCEVFVPRSALPPPAEGEFYWVDLEGLQVLTLEGVSLGTVSHLFPTGANDVVVVRGGRDGRERMIPFVRPDFVREIDFQAGTMTVDWDPEF; this is encoded by the coding sequence ATGAGCGATTCCGCACGGCGCATCCTGCTGGGCAGGGTCATCGGCGCCTTCGGCGTGCGCGGTGAGGTCAAGCTCGATTCCTTCACCGAGCCGCGCGCGCAGATCCTCCGCTACCAGCCATGGATCCTGCGCGACGCCCGCGGCGGCGAGCGCGAGCTCTCGGGCGTGCGCGCGCGAGAGACCGCCAAGGGTCTGGTGGCCCGGTTCCCTGATGTCGACGACCGCGATGCCGCCGAGGCGTTGCGGGGGTGCGAGGTGTTCGTGCCCCGATCCGCGCTGCCGCCACCGGCGGAGGGCGAGTTCTACTGGGTGGACCTGGAAGGGCTGCAGGTCCTCACGCTCGAGGGCGTGAGCCTGGGCACGGTGTCGCACCTGTTCCCCACGGGCGCCAACGACGTGGTGGTGGTGCGCGGCGGCCGCGATGGCCGCGAGCGGATGATCCCCTTCGTCCGGCCCGACTTCGTGCGCGAGATCGACTTCCAGGCTGGCACCATGACCGTCGACTGGGACCCGGAATTCTGA